In Daucus carota subsp. sativus chromosome 4, DH1 v3.0, whole genome shotgun sequence, one DNA window encodes the following:
- the LOC108218049 gene encoding methyl-CpG-binding domain-containing protein 7 isoform X1 yields the protein MEQGRGSPDMHVPMRLLLPGYSGANEGSDRRQLAVYNPPPPPPPSQPGFGGSRFKLPEGWEVEEVPRADASRIDKYYYEPSTGHKFRSLKEVERYINGEVYTPRRRRSKALKFGSGGSHGKQSQSSTYRKMVVSGGKMLKLANKDGPDKYKMAIVPARKTPFSSPYQLPEGWVVEEVPRNTHGGYVDKYYYEPGTGRKFRSLSSVDRHLADQNENTRLSETPADLRAYNMPLSNAYKIGSHVKNSNSFWKNNNQREEVQSATFNSPPLKINWVIASPGGNTWSPFIGGSLVPQPVQQQWCKRYMLSINDGRYIAPNF from the exons ATGGAGCAGGGGCGAGGTTCACCTGACATGCATGTCCCAATGCGCTTATTGTTGCCTGGTTACAGCGGTGCTAATGAGGGTTCCGATCGCCGTCAGCTGGCGGTCTAcaatcctcctcctccaccgccACCTTCGCAGCCAGGGTTCGGTGGTAGTCGTTTCAAACTGCCCGAAGGGTGGGAGGTGGAGGAGGTGCCTCGCGCGGACGCCTCTCGAATTGACAAG TACTACTATGAGCCATCAACTGGGCACAAGTTCCGGTCTCTGAAGGAGGTGGAAAGGTACATCAATGGAGAAGTATATACTCCGAGGAGGCGTAGATCTAAGGCTTTGAAGTTCGGCTCTGGTGGATCTCATGGAAAG CAGTCACAGAGTTCAACTTATCGGAAGATGGTCGTCTCTGGTGGAAAG ATGCTGAAACTTGCCAACAAGGACGGCCCTGATAAGTACAAAATGGCGATCGTTCCTGCTAGAAAGACGCCATTCAGTTCCCCTTACCAGCTACCAGAAGGTTGGGTTGTAGAGGAGGTGCCTCGTAATACCCATGGGGGCTATGTTGACAAG TATTACTATGAACCAGGGACCGGGAGAAAGTTCAGATCTCTATCATCCGTTGACAGGCACCTAGCGGAccaaaatgaaaatacaaggttATCAGAGACACCAGCTGATCTGAGAGCGTATAACATGCCATTGTCTAATGCATACAAAATAGGCAGTCATGTGAAG AATTCAAATAGTTTCTGGAAGAACAATAACCAAAGGGAGGAAGTGCAGTCTGCAACATTTAACAGCCCTCCGCTGAAAATCAACTGGGTTATTGCTAGTCCTGGAGGAAACACTTGGAGCCCTTTCATCGGTGGCTCTCTGGTTCCTCAACCTGTGCAGCAGCAGTGGTGTAAACGATACATGTTGTCCATCAATGACGGAAGATATATTGCGCCAAATTTCTGA
- the LOC135152076 gene encoding uncharacterized protein LOC135152076 produces the protein MENSNTSTPVSPGQKRPIGRPRKNVDVKTPSTTFELKEDVLVSNSTSQPMSTPQKRPVGRPRKVHTNSISAYETIIRGQARPLIVKTATTCNNTYIHANGSFYCLYL, from the exons ATGGAAAATTCAAATACATCTACACCTGTGTCACCTGGACAGAAAAGACCGATTG GTCGGCCAAGAAAGAATGTAGATGTTAAAACTCCAAGCACAACATTTGAATTGAAGGAAGATGTCCTGGtttcaaactcaacatctcAACCCATGTCAACTCCTCAAAAAAGACCTGTAG GCCGTCCAAGAAAGGTGCATACAAATTCAATTAGTGCCTATGAAACAATAATTAGAg GACAAGCTAGACCTCTTATCGTAAAGACAGCAACAACATGTAATAATACTTATATTCACGCAAATGGttcattttattgtttatatttgtaG
- the LOC108215587 gene encoding putative pentatricopeptide repeat-containing protein At5g59900, whose protein sequence is MKKQKLIPLKRHRFSNPNPIPITSTSPTEHNDDNFISILNDIVRGKQSWNTQLNNTYISSYLKPHHVEKVLIQTLDDSRLALRFFNFLGLHRNFNHSTTSFCILIHSLAVSNLYWPASSIIHTLFVKCSEARMLFDCFWYAYNACGFSSSVGFDLLIQAYLSNRRVLDGVRIVRWMGECGLVPEVRTISGVLNGLVRVRRFDLAVAVFEEVVGLGVRADAYMYNAVIRALCELKDFEGVDRLVCRMERSGCELSVVTYNVLIHGLSQSGRGVEGVQVKSSLGEKGLEADVITYCTLVLGLCRVKEFDSARELMKEMVGLGFVPSEAAVSSLVEGLRKNGDVDGAYDVISVAGRLGAVSNLFVYNALINSLCKDGRLNEAGVLYRDMYLKGLFPNDITYSIFIDAFSRRGKMDAALVFFAKMNVAGVKSTVYPYNSLISGHCNFGKISTAVTFLSKMINKGLVPCVVTYTALISGYCKDKQVHKAFRLYHEMTGKGISPNTYTFTALISGLCRANMMEEASNLFDEMRQIVVPNNVTYNVMIEGYCREGNTVKAFTLLDEMTEKGLVPDTYTYRSLISGLCLTGRVSEAKEFMDDLHKEQKQLNEICFSTLLHGYCKEGRVGDALHACSEMVKRGIPMDVVCYAVLIYGVLKLNDTPKMLEVLKVMHLVGLRPDNIIYTNMIDALCKGGDLQKAFRCWKVMLEEGCLPNIVTFTVIINGLCQAGLADKAEILCNEMLVSKYIPNHVTYGCFLDNLTKEGYMDRALQLHNAMLKGFLANTITYNMLIRGFCKLGRVQEASQMLIEMTSKYILPDCISYSTIIYEFCKRGDLKVAIRMWNSMLEKGLQPDLLAYKYLIHGCCVTGELTKAYELRDDMTKRGIKPNHSIYNTIVQGICSNGYKQLNGGE, encoded by the coding sequence ATGAAGAAGCAGAAGCTCATCCCCCTCAAACGACATCGTTTTTCAAACCCCAACCCAATCCCCATCACTTCAACCTCACCGACCGAACACAACGACGATAATTTCATCTCCATCCTAAACGACATCGTCCGAGGCAAGCAAAGCTGGAACACTCAGCTCAACAACACCTACATTTCCTCGTATTTAAAGCCTCACCATGTCGAAAAGGTCTTAATTCAAACCCTAGATGACTCTCGTTTAGCTCTtcgttttttcaattttctagGTTTACATCGTAATTTTAATCACTCCACGACGTCGTTTTGTATACTAATTCACTCGCTTGCTGTGTCTAATTTGTACTGGCCTGCTTCGTCGATAATTCACACGCTTTTCGTGAAGTGTTCGGAGGCTAGGatgttgtttgattgtttttggTATGCGTATAATGCGTGTGGATTTAGTTCGAGTGTCGGGTTTGATTTGTTGATTCAGGCCTATTTGTCGAATAGGAGGGTGTTGGATGGGGTTAGGATTGTGAGGTGGATGGGGGAATGTGGGTTGGTGCCGGAAGTTAGGACGATTAGCGGGGTGTTGAATGGATTGGTTAGGGTTAGGCGGTTTGATTTGGCGGTGGCGGTTTTTGAGGAGGTTGTTGGTTTGGGGGTAAGGGCGGATGCTTATATGTATAATGCGGTTATTAGGGCGTTGTGTGAATTAAAGGATTTTGAGGGAGTGGATCGGTTGGTTTGTAGGATGGAGCGGAGTGGGTGTGAATTGAGTGTTGTTACGTATAATGTGTTGATTCATGGGCTTTCTCAGAGCGGTAGGGGTGTTGAGGGTGTGCAAGTGAAGAGTTCGTTGGGTGAGAAGGGATTGGAAGCTGATGTTATTACGTATTGTACTTTGGTTTTGGGGTTGTGTAGAGTGAAGGAGTTTGATAGCGCTAGGGAGTTGATGAAGGAGATGGTTGGTTTAGGGTTTGTGCCGAGTGAAGCGGCTGTTTCAAGTCTTGTTGAGGGGTTGAGAAAGAATGGTGATGTGGACGGTGCTTATGATGTGATTAGTGTAGCGGGGAGACTGGGCGCTGTTTCGAACTTGTTTGTTTATAATGCATTGATTAATTCCTTGTGCAAAGATGGAAGACTAAATGAAGCGGGGGTACTTTATAGGGATATGTATCTGAAAGGATTGTTCCCAAATGACATAACTTATTCTATTTTCATTGATGCATTCTCTAGAAGGGGAAAAATGGATGCTGCCCTTGTTTTCTTTGCTAAAATGAATGTTGCAGGAGTGAAATCAACAGTTTATCCTTACAATTCTCTGATTAGCGGGCATTGCAATTTTGGAAAGATTAGTACAGCAGTGACTTTCCTTAGTAAGATGATTAATAAGGGACTGGTTCCATGTGTTGTAACTTATACAGCTTTGATATCGGGATACTGCAAAGATAAACAAGTGCACAAAGCTTTCAGGCTCTACCATGAGATGACTGGAAAAGGAATTTCACCAAATACTTATACATTCACTGCGCTCATATCTGGTCTTTGCCGTGCAAACATGATGGAGGAAGCTAGTAATTTGTTTGATGAAATGAGGCAAATTGTTGTTCCTAACAACGTTACATATAATGTCATGATTGAAGGATACTGTAGGGAAGGTAACACAGTAAAAGCATTTACATTGCTGGATGAAATGACGGAGAAGGGTCTTGTACCAGATACATATACTTATAGGTCTCTTATAAGCGGCCTTTGTTTGACTGGTAGGGTATCTGAAGCAAAAGAATTTATGGATGACCTTCATAAAGAACAGAAGCAGTTAAATGAGATTTGTTTTAGCACCCTGTTGCATGGTTATTGCAAGGAAGGAAGGGTAGGGGATGCATTGCATGCTTGCTCTGAGATGGTTAAAAGAGGAATTCCCATGGATGTTGTTTGTTATGCTGTACTTATATATGGAGTACTTAAACTGAATGATACCCCAAAAATGTTGGAAGTTTTGAAGGTGATGCACCTTGTGGGTCTCAGACCTGACAACATTATTTATACTAATATGATTGATGCCCTCTGTAAAGGTGGAGATCTTCAAAAGGCATTTAGATGCTGGAAGGTAATGCTGGAAGAAGGATGCCTTCCAAATATTGTGACATTTACTGTAATTATAAATGGTTTGTGCCAGGCAGGGCTTGCGGATAAAGCTGAGATTCTGTGCAACGAGATGCTGGTTAGTAAATACATTCCGAATCATGTTACTTATGGTTGTTTTTTAGACAATCTCACGAAAGAAGGGTACATGGATAGAGCTTTACAGTTGCACAATGCAATGCTTAAAGGTTTTCTGGCCAACACTATTACATACAACATGTTGATTCGTGGTTTCTGCAAGCTGGGCAGGGTTCAGGAAGCATCCCAAATGTTAATTGAGATGACAAGTAAATACATTTTACCAGATTGTATAAGCTATTCTACAATTATTTATGAATTCTGTAAAAGAGGTGACTTAAAGGTAGCCATAAGAATGTGGAACTCCATGCTTGAAAAGGGTTTGCAGCCTGATTTACTGGCATACAAATATTTGATACATGGGTGTTGTGTTACTGGGGAACTGACAAAGGCTTATGAACTGCGAGATGACATGACAAAAAGAGGTATCAAGCCGAATCACAGTATCTATAATACTATCGTTCAAGGTATTTGCTCTAATGGTTATAAGCAATTAAATGGTGGTGAGTAA
- the LOC108218049 gene encoding methyl-CpG-binding domain-containing protein 7 isoform X2, with protein sequence MEQGRGSPDMHVPMRLLLPGYSGANEGSDRRQLAVYNPPPPPPPSQPGFGGSRFKLPEGWEVEEVPRADASRIDKYYYEPSTGHKFRSLKEVERYINGEVYTPRRRRSKALKFGSGGSHGKSQSSTYRKMVVSGGKMLKLANKDGPDKYKMAIVPARKTPFSSPYQLPEGWVVEEVPRNTHGGYVDKYYYEPGTGRKFRSLSSVDRHLADQNENTRLSETPADLRAYNMPLSNAYKIGSHVKNSNSFWKNNNQREEVQSATFNSPPLKINWVIASPGGNTWSPFIGGSLVPQPVQQQWCKRYMLSINDGRYIAPNF encoded by the exons ATGGAGCAGGGGCGAGGTTCACCTGACATGCATGTCCCAATGCGCTTATTGTTGCCTGGTTACAGCGGTGCTAATGAGGGTTCCGATCGCCGTCAGCTGGCGGTCTAcaatcctcctcctccaccgccACCTTCGCAGCCAGGGTTCGGTGGTAGTCGTTTCAAACTGCCCGAAGGGTGGGAGGTGGAGGAGGTGCCTCGCGCGGACGCCTCTCGAATTGACAAG TACTACTATGAGCCATCAACTGGGCACAAGTTCCGGTCTCTGAAGGAGGTGGAAAGGTACATCAATGGAGAAGTATATACTCCGAGGAGGCGTAGATCTAAGGCTTTGAAGTTCGGCTCTGGTGGATCTCATGGAAAG TCACAGAGTTCAACTTATCGGAAGATGGTCGTCTCTGGTGGAAAG ATGCTGAAACTTGCCAACAAGGACGGCCCTGATAAGTACAAAATGGCGATCGTTCCTGCTAGAAAGACGCCATTCAGTTCCCCTTACCAGCTACCAGAAGGTTGGGTTGTAGAGGAGGTGCCTCGTAATACCCATGGGGGCTATGTTGACAAG TATTACTATGAACCAGGGACCGGGAGAAAGTTCAGATCTCTATCATCCGTTGACAGGCACCTAGCGGAccaaaatgaaaatacaaggttATCAGAGACACCAGCTGATCTGAGAGCGTATAACATGCCATTGTCTAATGCATACAAAATAGGCAGTCATGTGAAG AATTCAAATAGTTTCTGGAAGAACAATAACCAAAGGGAGGAAGTGCAGTCTGCAACATTTAACAGCCCTCCGCTGAAAATCAACTGGGTTATTGCTAGTCCTGGAGGAAACACTTGGAGCCCTTTCATCGGTGGCTCTCTGGTTCCTCAACCTGTGCAGCAGCAGTGGTGTAAACGATACATGTTGTCCATCAATGACGGAAGATATATTGCGCCAAATTTCTGA